In Urechidicola croceus, a single window of DNA contains:
- a CDS encoding Mpo1 family 2-hydroxy fatty acid dioxygenase, whose translation MKTLNQWFEEYSVSHQNETNQLIHYICVPAIFFSIVGLFMSIPTDFLSNLFGLQNPYIENWAFIVLSLILVFYLRLSFSMFLKMLVISALCIVLNYFLGQKLPLFYTSLVIFALAWIGQFYGHKVEGKKPSFIKDLQFLLIGPAWVIQKLTTKKNNLFKKNI comes from the coding sequence ATGAAAACACTTAATCAGTGGTTTGAAGAATATTCAGTAAGTCATCAAAATGAGACCAATCAATTAATACATTACATATGTGTTCCTGCCATTTTTTTTAGTATAGTAGGTTTATTTATGAGTATTCCAACTGATTTTCTATCTAATCTTTTCGGATTGCAAAATCCTTATATTGAAAACTGGGCTTTCATAGTTTTATCTTTAATTTTAGTGTTTTATTTACGACTCTCATTTTCAATGTTTTTAAAAATGTTGGTCATTTCAGCACTTTGTATAGTTTTAAACTATTTTTTAGGGCAAAAATTACCATTATTTTACACATCTTTAGTTATTTTTGCCTTAGCTTGGATTGGTCAATTTTATGGACATAAAGTTGAAGGTAAGAAACCTTCGTTCATAAAAGACTTACAATTTTTATTAATTGGTCCGGCATGGGTAATCCAAAAATTGACAACAAAAAAAAATAACTTATTTAAAAAAAATATATAG
- a CDS encoding thioredoxin family protein, which produces MAQTPSNMLPLGTIAPDFTLFDTVSQRKLSLQNLKGDQGTVIFFICNHCPFVIHVNEELVKLANDYLTKGISFIAISSNDVGNYPQDSPELMRKVASNLGYTFPYLYDESQEVAKAYDAACTPDSYVFNSELKLVYRGQLDDSRPGNGIGVTGVDIRHALDCMLSNVKNIKLQKPSIGCNIKWKTN; this is translated from the coding sequence ATGGCTCAAACTCCGTCAAATATGCTTCCATTAGGAACAATAGCACCAGATTTCACGCTCTTTGACACGGTTTCTCAGCGTAAATTATCCCTTCAAAACTTAAAAGGAGATCAGGGAACTGTGATATTTTTTATTTGTAATCATTGTCCATTTGTAATTCATGTAAATGAAGAATTGGTAAAATTGGCAAATGATTATCTAACAAAAGGAATAAGTTTTATTGCAATATCATCAAATGATGTTGGAAATTACCCTCAAGATTCTCCAGAATTGATGAGGAAAGTTGCTAGTAATTTAGGTTATACTTTTCCATATTTATATGATGAATCTCAAGAAGTAGCCAAGGCTTATGATGCTGCATGCACACCTGATTCTTATGTTTTTAATAGTGAATTAAAATTGGTTTATAGAGGTCAGTTAGATGATTCAAGACCTGGAAATGGTATTGGAGTAACTGGGGTTGATATTAGACATGCCTTAGATTGTATGTTAAGCAATGTAAAAAATATTAAATTACAAAAACCAAGTATTGGCTGTAATATTAAATGGAAAACTAATTAA
- a CDS encoding GNAT family N-acetyltransferase has product MIRKVKISDAKEIVDIYNYYVLNSIVTFDEKPFSKSDFEQKIKKISSDYPFIVFEENNEILGYAYANKWRQKPAYNNTLESTVYVKNGVHKKRIGTKLYTELLKQLKEQNYHVIIGGLSLPNDASIRLHENFGFKKVAHFNEVGLKFGKWIDVGFWQLIFN; this is encoded by the coding sequence ATGATTAGAAAAGTAAAAATATCAGATGCTAAAGAAATCGTAGATATTTATAATTACTATGTTTTAAATTCTATTGTAACATTTGACGAAAAACCGTTTTCAAAATCGGATTTTGAACAAAAAATAAAAAAAATTTCTTCTGATTATCCATTTATCGTTTTTGAAGAAAACAATGAGATATTGGGGTATGCTTATGCAAATAAATGGCGCCAAAAACCTGCTTACAATAATACCTTAGAAAGTACGGTATATGTCAAAAATGGGGTGCATAAAAAACGGATTGGAACTAAATTATATACAGAACTTCTTAAACAATTAAAAGAACAAAATTACCATGTAATAATTGGCGGGTTATCATTACCAAACGATGCCAGTATCCGACTACATGAAAATTTTGGATTTAAAAAAGTAGCTCATTTCAATGAGGTAGGACTGAAATTTGGAAAATGGATAGATGTAGGCTTTTGGCAACTAATATTTAATTAG
- a CDS encoding OmpA family protein produces MKKTLFPLIAFLFSISQISAQESDRFINIQNLDINTVNADFGVSFYKSDMVLFASSKKDKNLKRRDRSHNRMEYLEFYKGLIGDDGQIFGGGRYSYEKFNMFYESDITFSPDGKTIFFTLNNYIDDEYRERFNKSETKEHVLSIYRANIDDAGIATNIKSLPINNNDYSVRNPELSPDGKTLYYSSTNPEGYGDYDIYKIAINDDGTYGKEINLGPEINSKDNEFFPFMSTNNILYFSSDGHGGIGFLDIFSSTYENGEYATPTNLGGKINSEYDDFAFIVSPERHLGYFSSSRQGKGDADIYSFQVEPLAPIACNQTINGIVRNELTDAVITNTTVQLFSNGTPIETVTTDSSGLFTFDVDCETNYTIIVSKNAHSDSEKTFTTSDINNETSDFSFFIQPLECKQTIAGIVISKETKIPLLEVELSLFDGKKLIESTNSKIGGVFNFETKIDCKSNYTVIAGAKNYLPLTTDVKTTDVLNEENYLKLALEEAQEFVTIRNIVMIRSKPIYFDLNDSSIRKDAAIELDKVVEIMKNNPEIKIEINSHTDSRAADEYNLRLSDDRSKSTIAYIISQGIEAYRLSGQGYGETQLVNKCSNGVKCSEAEHQENRRTEFIVINE; encoded by the coding sequence GTGAAGAAAACGTTATTCCCCTTAATAGCATTCTTATTTAGCATTTCTCAAATATCTGCCCAAGAATCTGACCGATTTATAAATATCCAAAACCTTGATATTAATACTGTAAACGCTGATTTTGGTGTGTCTTTCTATAAAAGTGATATGGTTTTATTTGCTTCTTCTAAAAAAGATAAAAATCTTAAACGTCGTGATAGAAGTCATAATAGAATGGAATATTTAGAATTCTATAAAGGATTAATTGGTGATGATGGACAAATATTTGGAGGTGGGCGTTATTCTTACGAAAAATTCAATATGTTTTATGAATCTGATATAACCTTTAGCCCTGATGGTAAAACAATATTCTTCACATTAAACAACTATATTGATGATGAATATAGAGAACGTTTCAATAAAAGTGAGACAAAAGAACATGTATTAAGTATTTATCGCGCAAATATTGATGATGCAGGTATTGCAACAAATATTAAATCATTACCAATAAATAACAATGATTATTCAGTAAGAAACCCAGAATTAAGTCCTGATGGAAAAACCTTGTATTATTCTTCTACCAACCCAGAAGGTTACGGAGATTATGATATTTATAAAATAGCCATTAATGATGATGGCACTTATGGAAAAGAAATAAATTTAGGTCCAGAAATTAATTCTAAAGACAATGAATTTTTTCCATTTATGAGCACTAACAATATTCTGTATTTTTCTTCAGATGGTCATGGCGGAATAGGTTTTCTTGATATTTTTAGTAGTACATATGAAAATGGTGAGTATGCTACACCAACAAATTTAGGAGGAAAAATCAATAGTGAGTACGATGATTTCGCATTTATAGTAAGTCCTGAAAGACATTTAGGATATTTTTCATCATCAAGACAAGGAAAAGGTGATGCAGACATATACTCATTTCAAGTAGAACCTCTTGCTCCTATAGCTTGTAATCAAACAATAAATGGAATTGTAAGAAACGAACTTACTGATGCTGTGATTACCAATACAACAGTACAACTATTTAGCAATGGTACACCTATTGAAACCGTAACTACTGATAGCTCTGGATTATTTACATTTGATGTTGATTGCGAAACAAACTACACTATTATTGTATCCAAAAATGCGCATTCAGATTCTGAAAAAACATTTACTACTTCTGATATAAATAATGAAACAAGTGATTTCTCGTTTTTCATTCAGCCACTTGAATGCAAACAAACTATTGCTGGTATCGTTATAAGTAAAGAAACAAAAATACCGTTATTAGAAGTTGAATTATCTTTATTTGATGGTAAAAAATTAATTGAATCTACCAATTCAAAAATTGGAGGTGTATTTAACTTTGAAACTAAAATTGATTGTAAATCAAACTATACAGTAATAGCAGGTGCAAAAAATTACCTACCATTAACAACTGATGTAAAAACTACTGATGTGTTAAATGAAGAAAACTATTTAAAATTAGCGTTAGAAGAAGCTCAAGAATTTGTCACTATACGTAATATTGTTATGATTAGAAGTAAACCTATTTACTTTGATTTAAATGACTCTTCTATTAGAAAAGATGCTGCAATTGAATTAGACAAAGTTGTAGAGATTATGAAAAATAATCCGGAAATTAAAATTGAAATTAACTCACATACAGATAGTCGTGCTGCAGATGAATACAATTTAAGATTGTCAGATGATAGATCAAAATCTACTATAGCATACATTATATCTCAAGGAATTGAAGCTTATAGG
- a CDS encoding YfiT family bacillithiol transferase — translation MTLEKLKYPIGQSNIPEIITNEHIKNWIEIIDKHPDQLIELVSNLTDEQLDKPYRPDGWTSRQVVHHLGDSHTNSYIRFKWTLTETSPIIKAYDEVKWAELPDTKHAPIAHSLTYLKSLHQKWVYLLKTLTSSDLKKYFIHPATGNKVTLEKNIGIYAWHCQHHFEHINQLLIREGWKQ, via the coding sequence GAAAAATTAAAATATCCCATTGGGCAATCTAATATTCCCGAAATAATTACAAATGAACATATCAAAAATTGGATAGAAATAATTGATAAACATCCTGATCAATTAATCGAATTAGTGAGTAATTTAACAGATGAACAATTAGACAAACCTTACCGACCAGATGGATGGACATCAAGACAAGTAGTACATCATTTAGGCGATAGTCATACAAATAGTTATATTCGTTTTAAATGGACTTTGACAGAAACTAGTCCAATTATTAAAGCATATGATGAAGTAAAATGGGCTGAATTACCTGACACAAAACATGCACCAATAGCACATTCACTTACCTACTTAAAATCCTTACATCAAAAATGGGTATACTTATTAAAAACACTAACTTCTAGTGATTTAAAAAAATACTTTATTCATCCTGCAACTGGAAATAAGGTAACTTTAGAAAAAAATATTGGCATTTATGCATGGCATTGTCAACATCATTTTGAGCACATCAATCAATTATTAATTCGTGAAGGTTGGAAACAATGA